Proteins encoded within one genomic window of Fragaria vesca subsp. vesca linkage group LG1, FraVesHawaii_1.0, whole genome shotgun sequence:
- the LOC101292636 gene encoding uncharacterized protein LOC101292636: MADFTLLDSETEIEASRGTSRTRGNMSEGSSIEGPQRTRLLQHLKDLHEENKTLMKLVADKDKRIESYMIDFEELNSLKIIVNKLEKQNFKLTQANTQMLLELRSLRNHAHKVQHSNLRPIQETIQVQEVQQPNLQPAQEVIQVNEIQQPNLQPAQARIHVQEFEPPNMQAGQATIQMQEEEPVLENSQIFLELRSNVDMLSSTDEAVRECIHMIEQLQASGPPTDEAIQQVKAKLQALGPITIDAVRQIRAGFRKLQKLQCPRCESNNTKFSVLKAKRIAGPRYHCKNCKMEWTLGGKIKKPIVLGGVNRKDLLQQRVQRVQRRRMKN; the protein is encoded by the exons ATGGCTGATTTCACCCTTCTTGATTCTGAGACCGAGATCGAAGCCTCTCGAG GTACCAGTAGAACAAGAGGGAATATGTCAGAGGGATCTTCAATTGAAGGTCCCCAGAGGACGAGGTTGCTGCAACACCTTAAAGACCTACACGAG GAAAACAAGACACTCATGAAGCTTGTTGCAGACAAAGA TAAGCGTATTGAATCGTACATGATAGATTTCGAAGAGCTAAATAGCTTGAAAATCATTGTCAATAAACTAGAGAAACAAAATTTCAAACTCACCCAAGCAAACACCCAGATGTTGCTAGAGCTTCGGAGTTTGAGAAACCATGCGCATAAAGTACAACATTCAAATTTGAGACCCATCCAAGAAACAATCCAGGTGCAGGAAGTACAACAGCCAAATTTGCAACCTGCCCAAGAAGTAATCCAGGTGAACGAAATACAACAGCCAAATTTGCAACCTGCCCAAGCAAGAATCCATGTTCAGGAATTTGAACCACCAAATATGCAAGCTGGCCAAGCAACAATCCAGATGCAGGAAGAAGAACCTGTTTTAGAAAATAGCCAGATTTTTCTG GAACTCAGATCAAATGTAGATATGTTAAGTTCTACTGATGAAGCAGTCCGTGAATGTATACATATGATCGAACAACTTCAAG CTTCAGGACCTCCTACAGATGAAGCAATCCAACAAGTCAAGGCAAAGCTTCAAG CTTTAGGTCCTATTACTATTGATGCCGTCCGGCAGATTAGAGCAGGGTTTCGTAAGCTTCAGAAATTGCAGTGTCCAAGGTGTGAATCTAATAACACTAAATTCAGTGTTTTGAAAGCCAAACGGATAGCTGGCCCCAGATATCACTGCAAAAATTGTAAAATGGAATGGACATTAGGGGGCAAAATAAAGAAACCTATTGTACTTGGAGGCGTGAATAGAAAAGATCTTCTTCAGCAGCGCGTTCAACGTGTTCAGCGTAGAAGGATGAAGAATTGA
- the LOC101292935 gene encoding cathepsin B-like — translation MTAKLSFLALFLLVGAVSQFVAAKPLSQSKLQSPLLQESIIKEINENPEAGWQAAMSPRFSNYTVGDFMHILGVKQIPKKELLGVPVVSHPKTLKLPNSFDAREAWSQCNTIGRILDQGHCGSCWAFAAVEALSDRFCIQFGKNTSLSVNDLLACCGFMCGNGCDGGIPIYAWRYFVHHGVVTEKCDPYFDQTGCSHPGCEPAYPTPKCVRKCVDGNQMWKQSKRYSVSAYRINSDPHSIMAEVYKNGPVEVAFTVYEDFAYYKSGVYKHIKGDVLGGHAVKLIGWGTSSAGDDYWLLANQWNRSWGDDGYFMIKRGTNECGIEEDVVAGLPSSKNVMSEVSSMGAFGDFASI, via the exons ATGACGGCGAAGCTCTCGTTTCTGGCTCTCTTCTTACTTGTAGGTGCCGTTTCGCAG TTTGTTGCAGCAAAACCACTTTCCCAGAGTAAGCTCCAGTCTCCTCTTCTTCAG GAGTCAATCATTAAGGAGATAAATGAAAACCCTGAGGCGGGATGGCAAGCTGCTATGAGTCCTCGCTTCTCCAACTACACT GTTGGTGATTTTATGCACATTCTGGGAGTCAAACAAATACCTAAAAAGGAGTTGCTAGGTGTACCCGTTGTAAGTCATCCAAAAACTTTGAAGTTGCCAAATAGTTTTGATGCAAGAGAGGCTTGGTCTCAGTGTAACACCATTGGAAGAATTCTAG ATCAG GGTCACTGTGGCTCTTGCTGGGCTTTTGCTGCTGTTGAAGCACTATCAGATCGTTTCTGCATCCAATTTGGGAAG AACACATCTCTGTCGGTTAATGATCTCTTAGCATGCTGTGGTTTTATGTGTGGAAATGGTTGTGATGGTGGAATTCCAATTTATGCATGGCGTTACTTTGTCCACCACGGTGTTGTCACTGAAAAG TGTGACCCATACTTTGATCAAACTGGCTGTTCCCACCCTGGTTGTGAGCCTGCATATCCTACACCAAAGTGCGTTAGGAAGTGTGTAGATGGGAACCAGATGTGGAAGCAGTCAAAGCGTTACAGTGTCAGCGCATATAGGATCAATTCTGATCCACACAGTATTATGGCAGAAGTCTATAAGAACGGACCAGTTGAAGTTGCCTTCACCGTTTATGAG GATTTTGCATACTATAAATCTGGAGTTTACAAGCATATTAAAGGTGATGTTCTGGGAGGTCATGCTGTTAAGCTAATTGGGTGGGGCACATCCAGCGCTGGGGATGACTATTGG CTTCTTGCAAATCAGTGGAATAGAAGCTGGGGAGAT GATGGTTACTTCATGATCAAAAGAGGAACAAACGAGTGTGGAATCGAAGAAGACGTGGTTGCTGGTTTGCCTTCATCTAAAAATGTTATGAGCGAAGTCTCAAGCATGGGTGCTTTTGGGGATTTTGCTTCAATTTGA
- the LOC101293235 gene encoding protein SUPPRESSOR OF GENE SILENCING 3-like, translating into MSSNRGGGNPKGKHASEVNSPKVEQLSQDIGEINLGSTEDDGNWEEVIGRKSKNRAGSAAAKPWGSPSFTSKSWGQQDAQKPSMRSIGGSGRAAGNSWASQAVDSRKPAGRGNGWQQSTARSYDNRSMAPQHAIPPPLDHGWNWQSRAGFTQPKGPEDNKDNYAAAVDDDKDDISDGDSDDDLSDEFDSDASVKSHGTRKKNRLLKKFFEVLDSLTVAEINDPVRQWHCPACQNGPGAIDWYRGLQPLMTHAKTKGSIRARLHRELAELLDEELRRRGTTVVPAGESFGKWKGLTVEEKDHEIVWPPMVIIMNTRLEQDENDKWLGMGNQELLDYFSSYAAARARHSYGPQGHRGMSLLIFEASARGYFEAERLHRHFIEQRTDRDAWDRSSRVLFHPGGQRQLYGYMARKEDMDLFNQHSQGKSKLKFEMRSYQEKVVNDLRQMSEDNQQLIWLKNRVVKEQRHAKALEESLEFVSERLRKTTKDNRIVIQRTQAQQEETLEAIKEQEQYFQDQIKIIRESRDAKEEGFERLQQEQREKVKQSHGQPSNDRSVEIANFIEAQDKEMEGFVAERDMLMKVYGENKAAMKRRHWEEEVGLEKEFDDKLTQLMDKYSKVQPEASANFEG; encoded by the exons ATGAGTTCAAATCGAGGTGGTGGAAATCCCAAAGGAAAGCATGCCTCTGAAGTCAATAGCCCTAAGGTTGAGCAGTTGAGTCAGGATATAGGAGAAATTAACCTGGGTTCAACAGAAGATGATGGAAATTGGGAGGAGGTAATTGGCAGGAAATCGAAAAACAGGGCTGGAAGCGCTGCTGCAAAGCCATGGGGTTCTCCAAGTTTTACTTCTAAATCTTGGGGACAGCAAGATGCTCAGAAGCCAAGTATGCGGAGCATTGGTGGATCAGGACGGGCTGCTGGGAACTCCTGGGCATCACAAGCTGTTGATTCTAGAAAACCGGCTGGGAGAGGAAATGGCTGGCAACAATCTACTGCTAGGAGTTATGATAATAGGTCTATGGCCCCACAGCATGCAATTCCTCCCCCACTGGACCATGGATGGAACTGGCAGTCTAGGGCTGGTTTTACTCAACCCAAGGGTCCAGAAGATAACAAGGACAACTATGCGGCTGCTGTGGATGATGATAAGGATGATATATCTGATGGTGATTCTGATGATGATCTATCTGATGAATTTGACTCAGATGCAAGTGTGAAGAGCCATGGAACTAGAAAGAAGAACCGGTTGCTCAAGAAATTTTTCGAGGTATTGGATAGCTTGACTGTTGCAGAGATCAATGATCCTGTGAGGCAATGGCACTGTCCTGCTTGCCAAAATGGTCCTGGTGCCATTGACTGGTACCGAGGCCTCCAGCCCCTCATGACCCATGCCAAGACCAAAGGTTCAATAAGGGCGAGGCTCCACAGAGAGCTTGCTGAACTTTTGGATGAGGAGTTGAGGAGGAGGGGAACGACAGTTGTGCCTGCTGGTGAATCATTTGGAAAATGGAAAGGTCTAACTGTTGAGGAAAAAGACCATGAAATTGTGTGGCCACCAATGGTTATTATCATGAATACCAGGCTTGAACAGGATGAAAACGATAAG TGGCTTGGCATGGGTAATCAAGAGCTGCTTGACTACTTTAGCTCGTATGCTGCTGCGAGGGCTAGACATTCTTATGGACCACAAGGGCACCGTGGTATGAGCCTCCTAATATTTGAGGCATCTGCAAGAGGTTATTTTGAGGCGGAGCGTCTGCATAGGCATTTTATAGAGCAAAGGACAGACAGGGATGCTTGGGATCGTAGTAGTCGTGTGTTATTTCATCCAGGAGGGCAGCGCCAGCTGTATGGGTACATGGCAAGGAAAGAAGACATGGATCTGTTTAACCAGCATTCCCAAG GTAAATCCAAGCTGAAGTTTGAGATGAGGTCATATCAGGAGAAAGTTGTGAATGATCTTAGGCAAATGAGCGAGGACAATCAACAGCTTATCTGGTTGAAGAACAGGGTTGTTAAAGAACAGAGGCATGCAAAAGCTCTTGAAGAGTCTCTTGAATTTGTTAGTGAGAGGCTCCGCAAAACAACTAAGGATAATCGAATTGTGATACAGAGGACCCAAGCCCAACAAGAAGAAACTCTGGAAGCG ATAAAAGAGCAAGAACAATATTTCCAAGACCAAATCAAAATCATTCGTGAATCAAGGGATGCTAAGGAAGAAGGTTTTGAGAGGCTGCAGCAGGAGCAGCGTGAGAAGGTGAAGCAGTCACATGGCCAGCCTTCAAATGACAG GTCGGTGGAAATTGCAAACTTCATTGAGGCCCAAGATAAGGAGATGGAGGGTTTTGTGGCAGAGAGGGACATGCTGATGAAAGTTTATGGCGAGAACAAGGCTGCAATGAAGCGGAGGCACTGGGAGGAGGAAGTCGGTCTGGAGAAAGAGTTCGATGACAAATTAACCCAGCTCATGGATAAATACTCCAAGGTTCAGCCCGAAGCATCTGCCAACTTTGAGGGTTGA
- the LOC101293524 gene encoding leucine--tRNA ligase, cytoplasmic-like, with amino-acid sequence MASEGGKSFARRDRLLEIEAKARAWWDDNHVFKAEAREKLPEPGEKFFGNFPFPYMNGFLHLGHAFSLSKLEFAAAYHRLRGANVLLPFAFHCTGMPIKASADKLAREIQLFGEPPVFPAAQEKQEEAQEAEPEAENANGGAKYKGKKSKVAAKSAGQVYQWEIMRSFGLSDSEISKFQDPYKWLTFFPPLAVEDLKAFGLGCDWRRSFITTDMNPFFDAFVKWQVRKLKDMGKIVKDVRYAVYSPLDGQPCADHDRASGEGVQPQEYTVIKMELVGPFPSKLAVLEGKKVFLAAATLRPETMYGQTNAWVLPDGEYGAFEINETEVFILTERAALNLAYQNYSRIPQKPTCLVELTGQDLIGLPLKSPLALNQIIYALPMLTVLTDKGTGIVTSVPSDSPDDYMALHDLKKKDALREKYGVKNEWVLPFDIIPIIDIPEYGNKAAETVCAKLNIKSQNEKEKLAEAKKETYLKGFNEGTLIVGEFSGRKVQEVKPLIRSMLIEAGEAISYSEPEKRVVSRSGDECVVALTDQWYITYGETEWKKLAEECLAGMSLYSDETRHGFEHTLGWLNQWACSRSFGLGTRIPWDEEFLVESLSDSTIYMAYYTIAQFLHNGDMYGSSKSAIKPEQMTDEVWDYIFCDGPEPKSSGISSSTLRNMKHEFEYWYPFDLRVSGKDLIQNHLTFCIYNHTAIMSKKHWPRGFRCNGHIMLNAEKMSKSTGNFRTLRQAIEEFSADATRFSLADAGDGVDDANFVFETANAAILRLTKEISWMEEVLAAESSLRPGPPTTYADKVFANEINIAVNRTQQNYSDYMFRDALKTGFYDLQTARDEYRFSCGAGGMNHDLVWRFMDVQTRLITPICPHYGEYVWRELLKKEGFVVNAGWPVADAPDLTLQSANKYLQDSIILMRKLLQKQVLGSKKGNKKGTSVTSVTEDNKLSGLIYVNEHFDGWKAECLKILQINFDKDSRTFSSDMVIQEALQNSSIGQSKDFKQIQKLCMPFMKFKKDAAVKLGPQALDLKLPFGEIEVLQENLDLIKRQLGLQDVEVLSGTAPDALSKAGSLVKLIQQNPPTPGNPTAIFLTR; translated from the coding sequence ATGGCATCGGAAGGCGGGAAGAGCTTTGCGAGGAGAGACCGTCTCCTGGAAATCGAGGCCAAAGCGCGAGCCTGGTGGGACGACAACCATGTCTTCAAGGCCGAAGCTCGTGAGAAGCTTCCAGAACCCGGGGAGAAGTTCTTCGGAAACTTCCCCTTCCCTTACATGAACGGCTTTCTGCATCTCGGACACGCCTTTTCGCTTTCCAAGTTGGAGTTCGCGGCGGCTTATCACCGCTTGAGGGGCGCCAATGTGCTTCTGCCGTTTGCCTTCCACTGCACCGGAATGCCTATCAAGGCCTCTGCCGATAAGCTTGCCAGGGAGATTCAGCTCTTCGGGGAGCCTCCGGTGTTTCCCGCCGCTCAGGAGAAGCAGGAGGAGGCTCAGGAGGCGGAACCGGAAGCGGAGAATGCCAATGGGGGTGCTAAGTACAAGGGGAAGAAGTCCAAGGTTGCGGCAAAGTCCGCCGGACAAGTGTACCAGTGGGAAATTATGCGCAGTTTTGGTCTGTCGGACAGTGAGATATCCAAATTCCAGGATCCTTATAAGTGGTTGACGTTTTTTCCGCCATTGGCAGTGGAGGACCTCAAGGCTTTCGGGCTCGGCTGTGACTGGAGACGCTCGTTTATTACTACAGACATGAACCCTTTTTTCGATGCCTTTGTCAAGTGGCAGGTTAGGAAACTTAAAGACATGGGAAAGATTGTGAAAGATGTTCGTTACGCTGTATACTCTCCATTAGATGGGCAGCCGTGTGCAGATCATGACCGAGCCAGTGGCGAAGGAGTTCAGCCCCAAGAATATACCGTCATTAAAATGGAACTGGTGGGACCTTTTCCTTCTAAATTGGCTGTGTTGGAGGGGAAGAAAGTGTTCCTGGCTGCAGCAACTCTAAGACCTGAGACCATGTACGGCCAAACAAATGCATGGGTATTGCCTGATGGGGAGTATGGAGCCTTTGAAATCAATGAAACTGAGGTATTCATTCTTACGGAAAGAGCAGCTCTTAACCTTGCCTATCAAAACTACTCCAGGATCCCACAGAAACCTACTTGCTTGGTTGAACTTACTGGTCAGGATTTGATTGGCCTTCCATTGAAGTCGCCACTCGCATTGAATCAGATTATTTATGCCCTTCCTATGTTGACTGTTCTAACAGACAAAGGTACTGGGATTGTGACCAGTGTACCCTCTGATTCTCCTGATGATTATATGGCCTTGCATGATTTGAAAAAAAAAGATGCTCTCAGGGAGAAATATGGTGTAAAAAATGAGTGGGTTCTTCCCTTTGATATTATCCCAATCATTGATATTCCAGAATATGGAAATAAAGCTGCAGAAACGGTCTGCGCGAAACTCAATATCAAAAGCCAGAATGAGAAAGAGAAGCTAGCAGAAGCCAAGAAGGAGACCTACTTGAAAGGATTCAATGAAGGAACACTTATTGTGGGGGAATTCAGCGGAAGGAAAGTCCAGGAGGTGAAGCCCCTGATAAGAAGCATGCTTATAGAGGCGGGCGAGGCAATTTCGTACAGTGAGCCTGAGAAGCGGGTAGTATCACGATCAGGGGATGAATGTGTTGTGGCGCTTACAGATCAGTGGTATATCACATACGGGGAAACCGAATGGAAGAAACTGGCTGAGGAGTGCTTGGCCGGTATGAGTTTGTATTCTGATGAAACACGGCATGGGTTTGAACATACTTTGGGCTGGTTAAATCAGTGGGCATGTTCACGATCTTTTGGGCTTGGTACTCGTATTCCCTGGGATGAAGAATTCTTAGTCGAGTCATTGTCTGATTCAACTATTTACATGGCTTATTACACCATCGCTCAGTTCCTCCACAATGGAGATATGTATGGTTCCAGCAAATCCGCAATTAAACCTGAACAAATGACTGATGAGGTCTGGGATTATATCTTCTGTGATGGCCCAGAACCTAAATCATCTGGCATCTCATCATCAACTCTTCGTAATATGAAGCATGAGTTTGAGTATTGGTATCCTTTTGATCTTCGAGTGTCTGGCAAAGATCTCATACAAAATCATTTAACCTTCTGCATCTACAACCATACAGCTATTATGTCCAAGAAGCACTGGCCTCGTGGTTTCAGATGCAATGGGCATATCATGCTTAATGCTGAGAAGATGTCCAAGTCTACAGGGAATTTTAGGACACTTCGTCAGGCAATTGAGGAATTTTCTGCTGATGCTACTCGGTTTTCTTTGGCTGATGCTGGAGACGGTGTTGACGATGCAAATTTTGTATTTGAGACTGCCAATGCTGCAATTCTGCGGCTTACTAAAGAGATCTCATGGATGGAAGAAGTTTTGGCTGCAGAATCTTCCTTGAGACCAGGCCCCCCAACTACTTATGCTGACAAGGTCTTTGCAAATGAGATAAATATTGCTGTGAACAGGACTCAGCAGAATTACAGTGATTACATGTTCCGGGACGCCCTGAAGACTGGATTTTATGATCTTCAAACTGCTAGGGATGAGTACCGCTTTTCGTGTGGTGCTGGGGGAATGAACCATGATTTGGTGTGGAGATTTATGGATGTGCAGACACGTCTAATTACCCCAATCTGTCCACACTATGGAGAATATGTCTGGAGGGAACTGTTGAAGAAGGAAGGGTTTGTGGTAAATGCAGGATGGCCTGTGGCTGATGCTCCAGACCTAACCCTCCAGAGTGCCAATAAGTATTTGCAGGACTCCATCATTTTAATGAGGAAGCTCCTCCAAAAGCAAGTTTTAGGCTCAAAGAAAGGTAACAAGAAGGGTACCTCAGTTACATCGGTGACAGAAGACAACAAGCTAAGCGGCTTGATTTACGTAAATGAGCACTTTGATGGGTGGAAGGCAGAGTGCTTGAAAATACTCCAGATTAACTTTGACAAAGACAGTCGTACCTTTTCTTCAGACATGGTGATACAAGAGGCTCTGCAAAACAGTTCTATTGGTCAGTCAAAAGATTTTAAACAAATCCAAAAGCTTTGTATGCCTTTCATGAAGTTTAAGAAGGATGCGGCAGTTAAACTTGGGCCTCAGGCCTTAGATTTGAAGCTACCTTTTGGCGAGATTGAGGTCCTGCAAGAGAACTTGGACTTAATTAAGAGACAACTTGGTCTTCAAGATGTAGAAGTATTGTCTGGTACAGCTCCTGATGCACTTTCTAAAGCTGGTTCTCTTGTCAAACTAATACAGCAGAATCCTCCAACACCAGGAAACCCCACCGCCATCTTCTTGACCCGGTAA
- the LOC101293822 gene encoding 50S ribosomal protein L18-like isoform 2, whose product MVVPPPVRPPTITKFLKPYVLKMHFTNKYVSAQVVHSPTATVASSASSQEKALRESLESHRDVAAAAKIGKILGERLLLKNIPAVSVHLKREQKYHGLHLLFM is encoded by the exons ATGGTTGTTCCTCCCCCGGTCAGGCCTCCTACTATCACAAAGTTTTTAAAGCCTTATGTGCTAAAAATGCACTTTACAAATAAATATGTAAGTGCCCAGGTAGTCCACTCACCAACTGCTACTGTAGCCTCTTCTGCAAGCTCACAAGAAAAGGCTTTGAGAGAGAGCCTGGAATCACATCGGGATGTTGCTGCTGCTGCGAAGATTGGGAAGATATTAGGGGAGCGCCTGCTGCTCAAGAATATCCCTGCTGTATCAGTCCACTTAAAGAGAGAACAGAAATATCATG GATTACACCTTCTTTTTATGTGA
- the LOC101293822 gene encoding 50S ribosomal protein L18-like isoform 1, protein MVVPPPVRPPTITKFLKPYVLKMHFTNKYVSAQVVHSPTATVASSASSQEKALRESLESHRDVAAAAKIGKILGERLLLKNIPAVSVHLKREQKYHGKVKAVIDNVVEAGVKLL, encoded by the coding sequence ATGGTTGTTCCTCCCCCGGTCAGGCCTCCTACTATCACAAAGTTTTTAAAGCCTTATGTGCTAAAAATGCACTTTACAAATAAATATGTAAGTGCCCAGGTAGTCCACTCACCAACTGCTACTGTAGCCTCTTCTGCAAGCTCACAAGAAAAGGCTTTGAGAGAGAGCCTGGAATCACATCGGGATGTTGCTGCTGCTGCGAAGATTGGGAAGATATTAGGGGAGCGCCTGCTGCTCAAGAATATCCCTGCTGTATCAGTCCACTTAAAGAGAGAACAGAAATATCATGGTAAGGTTAAAGCTGTCATTGATAATGTGGTAGAAGCAGGTGTCAAACTGCTCTGA
- the LOC101315099 gene encoding amidophosphoribosyltransferase 1, chloroplastic-like, with protein SSFIAHSHAPISSFFSDDDDSSSDEKPREECGVVGIFGDPEASRLCYLALHALQHRGQEGAGIVCVHDNLLQSITGVGLVSEVFNQSKLDQLPGDLAIGHVRYSTAGQSMLKNVQPFVAGYRFGSVGVAHNGNLVNYGALRAMLEEKGSIFNTSSDTEVVLHLIAISKARPFLLRIVDACEQVKGAYSMVFVTQDKLVAVRDPYGFRPLVMGRRSNGAVVFASETCALDLIEATYEREVDPGELVVVDKGGVSSHCLMPHREPKQCIFEHIYFSLPNSVVFGRSVYESRRVFGEILATEAPVECDVVIAVPDSGVVAALGYAAKAGVPFQQGLIRSHYVGRTFIEPSQKIRDFGVKLKLSPVRAVLKDKRVVVVDDSIVRGTTSSKIVRLLKEAGAKEVHMRIASPPIIGSCYYGVDTPSSEELISNRMKVEEIRQFIGCDSLAFLPFDSLQGMLGTEAPNFCYACFTGNYPVEPREDKVKRVGDFMDDGMTGNFDSIDGAWIPANRIHKHESDNESEES; from the coding sequence TCCTCCTTCATCGCCCACTCCCACGCCCCAATTTCCTCCTTCTTCTCCGACGACGACGACTCCTCCTCGGACGAGAAGCCTCGCGAGGAGTGCGGCGTCGTCGGCATCTTCGGCGACCCTGAAGCCTCCCGCCTCTGCTACCTGGCCCTCCACGCCCTCCAGCACCGCGGCCAGGAAGGCGCCGGCATTGTCTGCGTCCACGACAACCTCCTCCAGTCCATTACCGGAGTTGGGTTGGTCTCTGAGGTCTTCAATCAGTCCAAGCTCGACCAGCTGCCTGGCGACTTGGCCATCGGCCACGTCAGGTACTCCACTGCCGGTCAGTCTATGCTTAAAAATGTCCAGCCTTTTGTTGCAGGCTATCGCTTCGGCTCCGTTGGGGTCGCCCACAATGGCAACTTGGTCAATTACGGCGCCCTCAGGGCTATGCTTGAGGAGAAGGGATCCATTTTCAATACCAGCTCCGACACCGAGGTGGTTCTTCATCTCATTGCCATTTCGAAAGCCAGGCCTTTTCTTTTGAGGATTGTTGATGCGTGTGAGCAGGTTAAGGGTGCTTATTCCATGGTGTTTGTCACTCAAGACAAGCTCGTTGCGGTTCGGGACCCGTACGGGTTTCGGCCTTTGGTTATGGGCAGGAGGAGCAATGGTGCTGTTGTTTTTGCATCCGAGACTTGTGCGCTTGATTTGATTGAGGCTACCTATGAGAGGGAGGTTGATCCCGGAGAGTTGGTGGTGGTGGACAAAGGTGGGGTTTCGTCTCATTGCCTTATGCCTCATCGTGAACCCAAGCAATGTATATTCGAGCACATATACTTTTCCCTGCCCAATTCTGTTGTTTTTGGGCGTTCTGTGTATGAGTCTCGGCGTGTGTTTGGTGAGATTCTTGCCACTGAGGCCCCGGTTGAGTGTGATGTTGTCATAGCAGTGCCTGATTCCGGTGTGGTGGCTGCGCTTGGTTATGCTGCCAAAGCTGGTGTGCCTTTTCAGCAGGGTTTGATTAGGTCACACTATGTGGGAAGGACCTTCATTGAGCCATCGCAGAAGATCAGGGACTTTGGCGTCAAGCTTAAGCTCTCTCCGGTCAGGGCTGTGTTGAAGGATAAGAGGGTTGTGGTAGTGGATGACTCCATTGTGAGGGGAACTACGTCTTCCAAGATTGTTAGGTTGTTGAAGGAGGCAGGGGCTAAGGAAGTTCACATGAGGATTGCAAGCCCACCGATTATAGGCTCCTGTTATTATGGTGTCGACACCCCTAGTTCTGAGGAGTTGATTTCAAACAGGATGAAAGTTGAGGAGATTAGGCAGTTCATCGGATGCGATTCACTTGCTTTTTTACCATTTGATAGCTTGCAGGGGATGTTGGGAACAGAAGCTCCCAACTTTTGTTATGCTTGCTTTACTGGAAATTACCCTGTGGAACCTAGGGAGGATAAAGTGAAACGGGTTGGTGATTTTATGGATGATGGAATGACTGGTAATTTTGATTCCATTGATGGTGCTTGGATTCCAGCAAATCGGATTCACAAACACGAGAGCGATAATGAATCTGAGGAAAGTTAG